ATGCAGGCGTTAAGATACCCGATTGCATTCAGCTGATATTCAACTTCCGCACATGGATCAATACATAGACCAGATCGGCATGTTCATCGAGGCCAACCAGGTCTGGGCCGGACCGATCACCTTCCTGCTCACGCTGGGAGAATCCCTGGTGCTGGTGGGCCTGTTCATTCCCGCCACGGCGCTGATGCTGTTGACCGGCGGCCTGATCGGCGCCGGCACGCTGGATCCCTGGAACGTGCTGGCCTGGGGTGTCGCCGGCGCCATCGTGGGCGACGCGCTGTCCTACGGGCTGGGCCGCTGGGCCGGCCCCGGCGTGCTGCGCCGCTGGCCGCTCAAACAGCAACGCACAGCGGTGGCGCGCGCCAGGCTGTTCTTCTACCGCTATGGCTTCGCCTCGGTGCTGATCGGCCGGTTCCTCGGGCCGATCCGTTCCACCATCCCCACCGTGGCCGGCGTCATGGGCATGGCGCATGGCCGCTTCCAGCTGGCCAATGTGTCCTCCGCCATCCTGTGGATGCCGCTGATGCTGGCGCCGGGGTATGTCACCGCGCGCAGCCTGGGCTCGGCGGAAAACGCGCAACAGATCGCCATGTTGATCGGCG
The Achromobacter sp. AONIH1 DNA segment above includes these coding regions:
- a CDS encoding DedA family protein, with product MDQYIDQIGMFIEANQVWAGPITFLLTLGESLVLVGLFIPATALMLLTGGLIGAGTLDPWNVLAWGVAGAIVGDALSYGLGRWAGPGVLRRWPLKQQRTAVARARLFFYRYGFASVLIGRFLGPIRSTIPTVAGVMGMAHGRFQLANVSSAILWMPLMLAPGYVTARSLGSAENAQQIAMLIGAGFSVLLGVGLLVAMLRKKGRPQQPRSATRPPL